The genome window AGGGTGTAGAAACTCTCTCAGGGGGATGTCATGAACAAATTCCAGGTAATCGGCAGGGTCAATACCACGCGTCAGCATTAATCCCCGGAGAGTGGTCCCGTAGGTTCGGTACAGGTTTTCTCTTAATACCGGCACTTCGCTGGCATCAATGCCCACTCGGGTTTCCATGTACTTGTTGATTTTCTCTCCGATGGCATCCCATACTCCTTTTTCAGGGGGATAAATGGTATCGTCCAAGTCAATAAAGAGTGTGGTGAATGTCATAGGCAAAGTATACCGTATTCTTTTGAAATGCTCGAAGCAGAGTCTGAGATTATTGTATAATCCAAACCATGCCAATTCATCTCTTACCGGAAGAGGTTGCTTCTCAAATCGCTGCCGGCGAAGTGGTCGAGCGTCCGGCATCGGTGGTCAAGGAATTGATTGAAAATGCTCTGGATGCTCATGCCCGACAGATTGTCGTGCGTGTTGAGAATGCCGGACGTCGAGCAATTGAAGTTGCCGATGATGGGGATGGTATTCCTCAAAGTGAGCTGGCGCTGGCAGTAATGCGCCATGCTACCAGCAAACTTCAAACAGCGGAAGATTTGTTCCGCATTGCTACGTTGGGCTTTCGTGGGGAAGCCCTGGCATCTATTGCTTCTGTTTCTCATTTTTCGCTGGTTTCGCGTCCGGCTCATCAATCTGTAGCAGCACGCATCCGGGTAGATGGGGGAAAAATAGGTACAGTGGAGGTAGTGGGTGCGCCTGTGGGTACGCTGGTGCGTGTAGAAGACCTGTTTTTCAATGTGCCTGCTCGTTTGAAGTTTCTCAAACGTGATCAAACAGAACGCCAGCAGATTGATGCCCTGGTTACCCGCTATGCTCTGGCATATCCTCAGGTACGCTTTCAACTCTTTCATGATGGAACACCCATTTTCCAAACCACTGGAAATGGAAACCGACGGGAAGTATTGGCACAACTGTATGATGTGGAGATTTCCCGACAAATGCTGGAAGTGGAATACGAAGACGAGATGGTCTCGGTTTCTGGTTTTACCAGCCCGGTGGGATTGACGCGTTCAAACCGAAAAGAAATAACGTTCTTTGTCAATGGACGTTGGGTGCAGGATACGGCTTTAAGCACCGCTTTGCTCCAAGCCTACCATACCCTGCTTATGGTCGGGCGTTACCCGATGGCGATTCTCTTTATCAACCTGCATCCCGAAGAAGTGGATGTCAATGTGCACCCCACAAAAGCCGAGGTGCGCTTCCGCAACCCCGATCGTGTCTTCAGCGCTGTTTCCAGAGCGGTGCGCCGGTCTTTGATGATTTCCAATCCTGTACCTTCGGTAGTTCCCCCTTCGGTATGGCAACGTCCCTTATCGACTCCACAGATTGACCCGGCTTGGGAAATGTCCCGTCAGGCTCAAAACCTATGGACGACTTCTGAGCAAACCGGAGAAACGACGGTTTCTCCAACTCCGGAGAATCTTCCTCAGGCAACTCAATCTCCGCTTCCTTCCGGCGTGTTGCCCTTGTTGCGTCTGGTAGGGCAGGTTGCCATGGCTTACCTTGTAGCAGAAGGTCCTGATGGCTTGTACCTCATTGATCAACACGCTGCCCATGAGCGTGTGTTATTTGAGCGTTTTATTCAGAAGAAGGGCGAAGGTATTCCGGCGCAAGCCTTACTGGAGCCAGCACTGGTTCATCTTTCTCCCTCTCAGGCAAGGTTGCTGGAAGATGAGGTGGATACGCTGAATCGGCTGGGGTTTCACATTGAGCCTTTTGGTCCTTCCACGTTTCGGGTGAGCGCTATTCCTGCGCTACTGTCGGGGGCAGATCCTGTCCAGGCCGTTCGTGCTGTAGTGGAAGATTTTGAAGAGGACGAAACGCCGCTTCAATCGGAGGTGGAGGCACGTCTGATTGCCCGTATTTGCAAGCGTACAGCCGTCAAAGCCGGGCAGGTTCTTTCGCCTGAAGAACAACGAGCCTTGTTGCGCGATTTAGAAGCCTGTCAATCCCCGCGCACCTGCCCTCATGGGCGTCCGACCATGATTCATCTTTCAGCAGACTTGCTGGAACGCCAATTTGGGCGCAAGGGAGCACGATAAGCAAAAGAGCGGAGCATCTTTCGTCACGCTCCGCTCTTTTGAGGCACAGAATTTCTCTTATGGCAGGGTAAAACGTAATAAGCGATTGTTCGCCCCATCGCTCACCCAGACTTTGCCATCGGTGTCGATAGCAAGCCCTGAAGCCAACCCAAATCCATCGTAATTTGTGCTGTAATATCCCCAGCCGCGCACGAATGTACCGTCGGCGTTGAATTCCAGCACCCGGTATCCTTCCGGGTCGGTGACAAAGACATGCCCGTTGACCGGTGAAATTTTCAGGAAGGGCTTGTTCTCCAGAGATTGCCCGTACCACCCAGCAATTTCCCATTGTCGAATGGGGGTGAATACGGTACCGGAAGTGTCGGGTACGAAAACCTGCACACGTTGATTCCAGGTATCGGCAATGTATACCAGCCCATCCTGGTCAATGGCGATTCCTACTGGCTCATCAAATTGTCCCACATCCAGCCCCGCTGTGCCAAATTGAGCCACGAATGTTCCATTGGGCTCAAAGATTGCCACGCGCTTGTTGCCGGTATCGGTGACGTAAACTCGCCCTCGCTGATCAATTGCCAAGCCACGCGGTCCCCAGAAAGCATCGGGGGTTTCTGCCTGTCCGAAGTATCCCCACATACGCAGGAAGGTGCCGTCTGGGGTGAAGGCTTGCACACGGTGATTCCAGGTGTCGGTGACAAATACCGTTCCATCCAATCCTACGGCAACGTCCCATGGTTCATTGAAAGTGCCGCCGGGGGCATCACCCTGGACCAGGTCGGCAAACGTACCCCATTGATGCAACAGTGTGCCATCGGCGGCGAAGTGCTGAATGCGGTGGTTGCGGGAGTCGGCAACATACAGAGTGCCGTCAGGCGCAATTGCCATACCGCGAGGTGCCTGCAATTCTCCCGGATTGATTCCGCTGGTGCCGATTACGCGATCAGGGGTCAGAGAGATCATCCCTGCTTCGTAAGGATCCTGCGGAGAAGTTTCTTCAACCGTCTCAGGTTGTACTCCGAATTCCCACATCTTACCAATCACGTCCTTGCGGATGTACACCCGCATTCGGGCAGCGGGTGACCAGTTTTCAAGAGTCAGGTCGGTGCGATTGGTCAATCGGGCGTATTTCTGGTAATCGCGGTTCAGCCAGATATCCCACAAAGCCGCCCGGTATTCTGGAGAGGTAATGGCATTTCGGATTCTCTCCCAGGTCAGATTCTTATAATCTTCCATGGGCCACCACAGGCGCATGTATTCAAATTGGATGTAATTATCGCCAACCACGGGGTCAATCTTATTGAACACATCTTCTCCGGCGATAATGACGGATGCTTCTCTCAGGTCGCGGGTTGGCTGCGAACCAAAAGCCCGGGCGTTCGGGTAATACCGCAAATACCAGATGAACGGATAATTGGCATCTCCGGAATAGGCTACGACCAAGTCTCGTCCCCGGGTCAGGCGTTGCGAAATTTCCTCAATCTGTTTGAAGACCTGCTTGGGACCCGGTGCGGCGTGAGCATAAACCAGATATTCTGTGGGGTAATCATAGTTGATGAAAGATGCCCGATAGGCTGCGCGAGCGGTAAGGATGGTAAGGATGGCAAAAAAGGTCAGGGTACCCAATCGCAAAACCTGACGGGTTTCCCACTGGCGGAATGTGTAGAAAAGTCCGGCTAATGTTGCCAGCGCAGTGAGGGTGGACAATAAAAATTGCCCGGTGGCTTGAAGTTGGGTTAAAGAGTTTCCGGCAAAGGGCGGGTTGGTTCCCAACACACTTCCCAAAGCCATCGAGGTGCTGGTGAGGAAAACGGGAAGCAGTGCCAGCCCAATCCATCCTTCCGGGCGCAGCACAGATTTCCAATCGGTGGTATCAATCAGGTAGCCGATGCCCCATCCACCCGCCAGTAAAAATCCCATGGTGATATGCACGGTAAGCCAGGGCATTTTTTCTCCCGCAATGCTGAAGGCAATCAGGCTGGTGATGCCCCAGTAAACCAGGAACAACAATACGGGCAACGGCTGAGTCCTGGCATAAAAAACCTTTAAACTGAACGGTTCGGAAGGCCCTGAGGCAAGGTCGTTGGTATCCTGAGGGATTCCTGTATCCTGGTTTTCTCCAAGAGCGGTTTCGGTTTCCTGTTGTGTTCCAGAGTCTTCATCCAATGCTGGACTGATGCCCGGCTTATGGGCAAATTTTCTGTATTTTGCGCCAAAATACACTGCCAGGAGCGTACCCAGCACCCCAAGATACTCGTAAATAGGTAACTGTACCAGCGCAAAATAGTAAATGGGTTGGGTGCCTCGATATTCTCCCTGCTGGCTTAACCAGTACCCCAAACTGCCTACGATTCCGCTGAAGAATCCGTTTGTGTAAGTGAACATGGTGGTGTAGAAGAACGCATAAACGGTGTAAAACAAAAAGGCATTCTTCAGCCAGAGTTTCCAGTTCCATAAGATCCCAATGCCAGCGGAGAGGAGAAATAGAAAGATGAGAAAGCCACCGGTCATCAATCTACCGCTCGCAGAGGTATAGTCAAGAGGATCCCCTCCAAGCATTTTCACCGGAAAAGCCGTTAGTTGAGGGAGGACGAGCGTACCGGTGAGCAGAAGCAAGTTGAAAGAGCGCAGTTGTTTTAACTGCTCCCAACCGAGATCCCGAATAAGAAGAACAAAACCTGCTCCTCCGCTGAGCAACGCGCCGAGCACCAGCCCCAGTTCAATGGCAACTCGGGCGCTGGCTGGTGCAGGTCCCGGGGCACTTGCCGATGCGGGTTTCGCAGTGGCTACGCCATAACCAATGGCAAGGAAAATCAGGAGTAGAGCCAGCCCAAACAAAGCAAGAATGGTTGTCGAACGACGCAAGTGCTCCCCTTCGGCGCGGAAAATTTCAGCCAGGAAAAGGAGGAGCAGAAACACCAGCAATTGGGCAAGGTAAATATAAGCCGTTTCTTTGGTGATGAAGTGCATTACAATGCTGGCGGTTAACAGGTAAAGGGAAAGTTTATCTCCTTTTTCCATATGCCGGAGTACAGCGAAGAGCATGACTACCCCGTACAATTCGATAAACCCCTCGTTCCGGGTGTAGCGTCCGTAGAACATCATGTACGGAGAGATCAGGAAAAGAAGTCCAGCGATAAGCGCCCCTGTCCTGCCCAGGTAACGACGATATCCGAACAGCACGAATGCTACTGCGGCGGTGCTGAACAGGGCAGCCGGCACGCGAGAGGTGAAGTCGTTATCGCCAAACAGGAAGTACGTC of Anaerolinea thermophila UNI-1 contains these proteins:
- the mutL gene encoding DNA mismatch repair endonuclease MutL, which encodes MPIHLLPEEVASQIAAGEVVERPASVVKELIENALDAHARQIVVRVENAGRRAIEVADDGDGIPQSELALAVMRHATSKLQTAEDLFRIATLGFRGEALASIASVSHFSLVSRPAHQSVAARIRVDGGKIGTVEVVGAPVGTLVRVEDLFFNVPARLKFLKRDQTERQQIDALVTRYALAYPQVRFQLFHDGTPIFQTTGNGNRREVLAQLYDVEISRQMLEVEYEDEMVSVSGFTSPVGLTRSNRKEITFFVNGRWVQDTALSTALLQAYHTLLMVGRYPMAILFINLHPEEVDVNVHPTKAEVRFRNPDRVFSAVSRAVRRSLMISNPVPSVVPPSVWQRPLSTPQIDPAWEMSRQAQNLWTTSEQTGETTVSPTPENLPQATQSPLPSGVLPLLRLVGQVAMAYLVAEGPDGLYLIDQHAAHERVLFERFIQKKGEGIPAQALLEPALVHLSPSQARLLEDEVDTLNRLGFHIEPFGPSTFRVSAIPALLSGADPVQAVRAVVEDFEEDETPLQSEVEARLIARICKRTAVKAGQVLSPEEQRALLRDLEACQSPRTCPHGRPTMIHLSADLLERQFGRKGAR
- a CDS encoding SMP-30/gluconolactonase/LRE family protein, which codes for MNQTNSSQHWLDRPIFSPTTPIRVETILVTLILILTILSRFVMLGERVMSHDEVNHVWPSHDLFMGRGYAHNPVTHGPFQFHIVALTYFLFGDNDFTSRVPAALFSTAAVAFVLFGYRRYLGRTGALIAGLLFLISPYMMFYGRYTRNEGFIELYGVVMLFAVLRHMEKGDKLSLYLLTASIVMHFITKETAYIYLAQLLVFLLLLFLAEIFRAEGEHLRRSTTILALFGLALLLIFLAIGYGVATAKPASASAPGPAPASARVAIELGLVLGALLSGGAGFVLLIRDLGWEQLKQLRSFNLLLLTGTLVLPQLTAFPVKMLGGDPLDYTSASGRLMTGGFLIFLFLLSAGIGILWNWKLWLKNAFLFYTVYAFFYTTMFTYTNGFFSGIVGSLGYWLSQQGEYRGTQPIYYFALVQLPIYEYLGVLGTLLAVYFGAKYRKFAHKPGISPALDEDSGTQQETETALGENQDTGIPQDTNDLASGPSEPFSLKVFYARTQPLPVLLFLVYWGITSLIAFSIAGEKMPWLTVHITMGFLLAGGWGIGYLIDTTDWKSVLRPEGWIGLALLPVFLTSTSMALGSVLGTNPPFAGNSLTQLQATGQFLLSTLTALATLAGLFYTFRQWETRQVLRLGTLTFFAILTILTARAAYRASFINYDYPTEYLVYAHAAPGPKQVFKQIEEISQRLTRGRDLVVAYSGDANYPFIWYLRYYPNARAFGSQPTRDLREASVIIAGEDVFNKIDPVVGDNYIQFEYMRLWWPMEDYKNLTWERIRNAITSPEYRAALWDIWLNRDYQKYARLTNRTDLTLENWSPAARMRVYIRKDVIGKMWEFGVQPETVEETSPQDPYEAGMISLTPDRVIGTSGINPGELQAPRGMAIAPDGTLYVADSRNHRIQHFAADGTLLHQWGTFADLVQGDAPGGTFNEPWDVAVGLDGTVFVTDTWNHRVQAFTPDGTFLRMWGYFGQAETPDAFWGPRGLAIDQRGRVYVTDTGNKRVAIFEPNGTFVAQFGTAGLDVGQFDEPVGIAIDQDGLVYIADTWNQRVQVFVPDTSGTVFTPIRQWEIAGWYGQSLENKPFLKISPVNGHVFVTDPEGYRVLEFNADGTFVRGWGYYSTNYDGFGLASGLAIDTDGKVWVSDGANNRLLRFTLP